From the Manis javanica isolate MJ-LG chromosome 11, MJ_LKY, whole genome shotgun sequence genome, one window contains:
- the LOC108409392 gene encoding olfactory receptor 5B21-like, giving the protein MLPVSFLEKQPYAHLGLSLYYIQWWACLGKSLSGYPLSPLQMTPGELALARGNHTPVTQFILLGFSNYPDLQVLLFGAFLLIYAVTVAGNLGMMALIFADSHLHSPMYFFLSVLSFLDICYSSVVTPKLLVDFLASDKSISFEGCVAQLSFFVLHVTAESFLLASMAYDRFMAICRPLHYGSVMTKGTCLQLAAASYAFGGANSAIQTGNVFALPFCGPNQVTHYFCDIPPLLRLACAHTATARGVLYVFSALVTLLPAAIILTSYSLVLLAIGRMGSTAGREKALSTCASHFLAIAIFYGTVVFTYVQPHRSSGDTNGQVVSVFYTIIIPMLNPFIYSFRNKEVKDALQRKLQVSIFPC; this is encoded by the coding sequence ATGCTTCCCGTTAGCTTCCTGGAGAAGCAGCCTTATGCTCACTTGGGGCTCTCACTGTACTACATACAGTGGTGGGCATGCTTGGGGAAGAGTTTGAGTGGTTATCCATTGTCACCTCTGCAGATGACACCTGGAGAACTAGCCCTTGCCAGGGGCAATCACACACCAGTGACCCAGTTCATCTTGCTGGGATTCTCCAATTATCCAGACCTCCAGGTGCTTCTGTTCGGAGCCTTCCTGCTCATCTATGCTGTGACAGTGGCAGGCAACCTGGGAATGATGGCCCTCATCTTCGCAGACTCCCATCTCCACagccccatgtacttcttcctcagtgtCCTCTCCTTTCTTGATATTTGTTACTCTTCTGTGGTCACACCCAAGCTCTTGGTCGACTTTCTGGCCTCAGACAAGTCCATCTCTTTCGAGGGCTGTGTGGCCCAGCTGAGCTTCTTTGTGCTACATGTGACAGCGGAGAGCTTCCTGCTGGCCTCCATGGCGTACGACCGCTTCATGGCCATCTGCCGACCCCTCCATTACGGCTCTGTCATGACCAAGGGGACCTGTCTCCAGCTGGCAGCTGCTTCCTATGCATTCGGTGGCGCCAACTCTGCTATCCAGACTGGGAATGTCTTTGCCCTGCCATTCTGTGGGCCCAACCAGGTAACACACTACTTCTGTGACATCCCAccccttctccgcctggcttgtgCCCACACAGCCACAGCAAGGGGGGTCCTCTATGTCTTCTCTGCTCTGGTCACCCTTCTGCCTGCTGCAATCATCCTCACCTCCTACAGCTTGGTCTTGCTGGCCATTGGGAGGATGGGCTCCACAGCTGGGCGGGAGAAGGCCCTCTCCACGTGTGCCTCCCACTTTCTGGCCATTGCCATTTTCTATGGCACCGTGGTTTTCACCTATGTCCAGCCTCACAGATCCTCTGGTGATACCAATGGCCAGGTGGTGTCCGTCTTCTACACCATCATAATTCCCATGCTCAATCCCTTCATCTATAGCTTCCGTAACAAGGAGGTGAAGGATGCCCTGCAGAGGAAGCTCCAGGTTAGCATCTTTCCCTGCTGA